In Tursiops truncatus isolate mTurTru1 chromosome 19, mTurTru1.mat.Y, whole genome shotgun sequence, a genomic segment contains:
- the CBLC gene encoding E3 ubiquitin-protein ligase CBL-C isoform X2 produces MAAAAPRGRQWSESKAFGRAVRLLQRLEEQCGDPRLASSPPSLRDLLPRTAQLLREVAHARRAGGGDGPEGPGGAKDFLVVYLANLEAKSRQVAALLPPRGRKTTNDELFREGSRLRCVLPWAEFELLLCLCHPVEPGCTTLALRSTIDLTCSGHVSMFEFDIFTRLFQPWPTLLKNWQLLAVNHPGYMAFLTYDEVRARLQTYRDKPGSYVFRPSCTRPGQWAIGFVSSDGNILQTIPVNKPLFQALLEGQKEGFYLYPDGKNHNPDLTELCQMKPHQRVHVSEEQLQLYWAMDSTFELCKICAESNKDVKVEPCGHLLCSRCLATWQHSDSQTCPFCRCKIKGQAAVIIHELKASATAKDSEDSSDNGGELQQVTPSPPPLPPRLDLPPESPRSKYQLKVAPLALPRLRAPLTLPRFWTEASASLEITSSPQAREGTRGNS; encoded by the exons ATGGCTGCGGCGGCCCCGCGGGGACGGCAGTGGAGCGAATCCAAAGCGTTCGGTCGGGCGGTGAGGCTGCTGCAGCGCCTGGAAGAGCAATGCGGTGACCCCCGGCTCGCCTCGAGTCCCCCCTCGCTGCGGGACCTGCTGCCCCGCACCGCGCAGCTGCTGCGCGAGGTGGCGCACGCCCGGCGGGCAGGCGGCGGAGACGGCCCCGAGGGTCCCGGTGGTGCGAAGGACTTTCTCGTGGTCTATCTCGCTAACCTGGAGGCCAAGAGCAGGCAGGTGGCGGCACTGCTGCCACCCCGGGGCCGGAAGACTACCAACGACGAGCTCTTCCGGGAGGGCTCCAGACTCAG GTGTGTGCTGCCCTGGGCTGAGTTTGAGCTGCTTCTGTGTCTCTGCCACCCCGTGGAGCCTGGCTGCACCACCCTGGCCTTGCGCTCCACTATTGACCTCACCTGCAGCGGCCATGTGTCCATGTTCGAGTTTGACATCTTCACCAGGCTCTTCCAG CCATGGCCAACACTCCTCAAGAACTGGCAGCTCCTGGCCGTCAACCACCCAGGCTACATGGCCTTCCTCACTTACGATGAGGTCCGAGCACGTCTGCAGACCTACAGAGACAAGCCAGGCAG CTACGTCTTCCGGCCCAGCTGCACTCGCCCGGGGCAGTGGGCCATCGGATTCGTGAGCTCAGATGGCAACATCCTGCAGACCATCCCCGTCAACAAACCTCTGTTCCAGGCACTCCTGGAAGGACAAAAGGAAGGCTT ctacCTCTACCCAGATGGGAAGAACCACAACCCGGACCTGACCGAACTCTGCCAGATGAAACCCCATCAGCGTGTCCACGTGTCGGAG GAGCAGCTGCAGCTGTACTGGGCCATGGACTCCACGTTTGAGCTCTGCAAGATCTGTGCCGAGAGCAACAAGGACGTGAAGGTGGAGCCGTGCGGGCACCTGCTCTGTAGCCGCTGCCTGGCTACCTGGCAG cacTCAGACAGCCAGACCTGCCCCTTCTGCCGCTGCAAGATCAAGGGCCAAGCGGCTGTGATTATCCATGAGCTCAAAGCCAGCGCCACTGCTAAGGACTCAGAGGACAGCAGTGACAACGGAGGGGAGCTGCAGCAG GTgaccccctcacctcctcccctgccccctcggCTGGATCTGCCCCCCGAGAGTCCGAGAAGCAAATACCAGCTGAAGGTG GCGCCTCTGGCGCTCCCCAGACTTCGAGCCCCTCTAACCTTGCCAAGATTTTGGACTGAGGCCTCAGCCTCATTGGAAATCACCTCCAGCCCCCAGGCCAGGGAGGGCACCAGAGG AAACTCCTAA
- the CBLC gene encoding E3 ubiquitin-protein ligase CBL-C isoform X1, with protein MAAAAPRGRQWSESKAFGRAVRLLQRLEEQCGDPRLASSPPSLRDLLPRTAQLLREVAHARRAGGGDGPEGPGGAKDFLVVYLANLEAKSRQVAALLPPRGRKTTNDELFREGSRLRRQLAKLTLIFSHMCAELGALFPGGKYCGHTYQLTKVPAHTFWRDHCGARCVLPWAEFELLLCLCHPVEPGCTTLALRSTIDLTCSGHVSMFEFDIFTRLFQPWPTLLKNWQLLAVNHPGYMAFLTYDEVRARLQTYRDKPGSYVFRPSCTRPGQWAIGFVSSDGNILQTIPVNKPLFQALLEGQKEGFYLYPDGKNHNPDLTELCQMKPHQRVHVSEEQLQLYWAMDSTFELCKICAESNKDVKVEPCGHLLCSRCLATWQHSDSQTCPFCRCKIKGQAAVIIHELKASATAKDSEDSSDNGGELQQVTPSPPPLPPRLDLPPESPRSKYQLKVAPLALPRLRAPLTLPRFWTEASASLEITSSPQAREGTRGNS; from the exons ATGGCTGCGGCGGCCCCGCGGGGACGGCAGTGGAGCGAATCCAAAGCGTTCGGTCGGGCGGTGAGGCTGCTGCAGCGCCTGGAAGAGCAATGCGGTGACCCCCGGCTCGCCTCGAGTCCCCCCTCGCTGCGGGACCTGCTGCCCCGCACCGCGCAGCTGCTGCGCGAGGTGGCGCACGCCCGGCGGGCAGGCGGCGGAGACGGCCCCGAGGGTCCCGGTGGTGCGAAGGACTTTCTCGTGGTCTATCTCGCTAACCTGGAGGCCAAGAGCAGGCAGGTGGCGGCACTGCTGCCACCCCGGGGCCGGAAGACTACCAACGACGAGCTCTTCCGGGAGGGCTCCAGACTCAG GCGACAGCTGGCCAAGCTGACCCTCATCTTCAGCCACATGTGCGCGGAGCTGGGCGCACTCTTCCCTGGGGGCAAATACTGTGGACACACGTACCAGCTCACCAAGGTCCCGGCCCACACTTTCTGGAGAGACCATTGCGGAGCCCG GTGTGTGCTGCCCTGGGCTGAGTTTGAGCTGCTTCTGTGTCTCTGCCACCCCGTGGAGCCTGGCTGCACCACCCTGGCCTTGCGCTCCACTATTGACCTCACCTGCAGCGGCCATGTGTCCATGTTCGAGTTTGACATCTTCACCAGGCTCTTCCAG CCATGGCCAACACTCCTCAAGAACTGGCAGCTCCTGGCCGTCAACCACCCAGGCTACATGGCCTTCCTCACTTACGATGAGGTCCGAGCACGTCTGCAGACCTACAGAGACAAGCCAGGCAG CTACGTCTTCCGGCCCAGCTGCACTCGCCCGGGGCAGTGGGCCATCGGATTCGTGAGCTCAGATGGCAACATCCTGCAGACCATCCCCGTCAACAAACCTCTGTTCCAGGCACTCCTGGAAGGACAAAAGGAAGGCTT ctacCTCTACCCAGATGGGAAGAACCACAACCCGGACCTGACCGAACTCTGCCAGATGAAACCCCATCAGCGTGTCCACGTGTCGGAG GAGCAGCTGCAGCTGTACTGGGCCATGGACTCCACGTTTGAGCTCTGCAAGATCTGTGCCGAGAGCAACAAGGACGTGAAGGTGGAGCCGTGCGGGCACCTGCTCTGTAGCCGCTGCCTGGCTACCTGGCAG cacTCAGACAGCCAGACCTGCCCCTTCTGCCGCTGCAAGATCAAGGGCCAAGCGGCTGTGATTATCCATGAGCTCAAAGCCAGCGCCACTGCTAAGGACTCAGAGGACAGCAGTGACAACGGAGGGGAGCTGCAGCAG GTgaccccctcacctcctcccctgccccctcggCTGGATCTGCCCCCCGAGAGTCCGAGAAGCAAATACCAGCTGAAGGTG GCGCCTCTGGCGCTCCCCAGACTTCGAGCCCCTCTAACCTTGCCAAGATTTTGGACTGAGGCCTCAGCCTCATTGGAAATCACCTCCAGCCCCCAGGCCAGGGAGGGCACCAGAGG AAACTCCTAA